Genomic DNA from Chaetodon auriga isolate fChaAug3 chromosome 13, fChaAug3.hap1, whole genome shotgun sequence:
AACAATGTAAAAGTTACGACCGTGACAGCACAACAGCTTTTACCCACacttttcatcactgtgagcctCTCACCCTGTGGCCCTGGGAGGCCTGGCTCTCCTTTGCCTCCAGGCTGACCGTCATATCCAGGAAAGCCATTTTCACCTTTTGGCCCTGCAATACCTGTCACACCTGAGAGAAAATGACGAAAATGAAAGTAATTAGAAAGATAGTTGTTGCAATATAGgggtttacacacacatttttaagcAAAGCGTCACCTTGCTGTCCTTTCTGTCCGGGGAGCCCAGGTGGCCCCTGGGGTCCCGGTAAGCCTGAAGCCCCTGGGAACCCGATGTCTCCTTTGATGAAGGTGTGGGGGCCGGGGGGACCAGGGGGACCATCATTGCCTAAAATACACAGCATCTTTAGAAGACATTTTCCAGTTGCTTCAATTTTTAGCAGCCTATGAAGGTCAAGTTATCAGATTACCAGAGACAGTAAGCACTGACCCATTCTAATCAATGAGATAGAAAGATTGCTGTATATAACAACACTTTGAAGggtttcccctccttttttaCCCTTTTCTCCTGGGAATCCTCTGTCTCCATATTCTCCTTTTGATCCAATGTCCCCGATGTTACCCTTTACACCTAGAGTTTGTATTCAAAGGTACGGTATTTTAATTGTCaattacatgaaaaaacacatctttCCTCTCATATTTGCATAAAAACACAGGCTGTCTTTCACacctgaatgcacacacacatgcacatacacccacacacacacacacacacacacacacacacacactgtcatagACTGTCACACTGTATGTCCTCACCTGGGAACCCAGGGACACCTTGCAatcccctctctcccttctgtCCATCGATACCTGGAAGGCCAGATTGTCCCTGtaatatacacacaaatacacacagttatACAAAGGGCTGGAGAGAAGACTGAACTAGACGCATATTAATAAGTGTTTCTTTAAGAACTTGCTCATGCTGAGTTCATACTCAGATGGTATTTTCTGCAGCATTGAAACAGCACTGATATGCATTAGCTGTCTCTCATCAGAATGCATATTAAGTAGTGTACGGCTTAAGTCATGGAAAACAGCCTCATGACGTACAGGAAGTCCAGGAACTCCGGGGTCACCCTTATGTCCCGCCTCTCCCTGGAAACCAGGGTTACCCTggtctcctttctctcccttttggCCATGTCTGCCTGGCACACCAGTGGCTCCTGGTGGTCCTATGGATCCTGTTTTATAAAGACAAGAAGAacacataatacacacataATGTATTTCTATTCAAAACACTGTTCACTTGAAACTGTGGCTCTATACTGTACCACATTTTGGCAACAGGTCCTCATACACATAATGTTGCCATGTCACATATTTGGCATACCTGTTTCTCCGGATGGTCCTGTTTCTCCCCTGTCTCCTTTAGGGCCCTCAAGAGAGATACCTGGGAAACCCCTCTCTCCTGGCTCACCCTGGATTCCCTGAACGCCTGGAAGTCCCTTGTCACCTTTGATACCAGGGACACCTGGATGACCTGGAGTGCCAGGGAAGCCAGGACTACCTTTGTCACCTGGAGAGGGAAAGAGTAGTCCCCATGATGAATCTCTGATTGGAAGGAGGGATAATATAAATCAACAAGGAAAGGACTCTAACCTTTACTGCCAGTCTCTCCGGATGGCCCAGAGAAGCCACGACCGGGTATACCTGCAGAGAAGAACAGATAAAAAGTATGTCACAGGCGGCTTCTGTAATGTTTGGATTGTTAATGGGGGGGGggcctgaagaaaaaaaaataaacataaaaacctAGAGTAGATGCTGCTACAAGAATTTGTGGCTTCCAGTATCTATGTtccaaaaacataaatacaagtATCAAAATGTGTGTGGTGGTTGTGCACGAGAGGGTTTGAAGGGAGATGAAGGTTAATCTAATGGTCCAATGCCAGAGTGACCTTGCAGGATATATTTCAGGCTCGTACTACACACTAACAGCTTATCGACAAACAAGTGAATTCTTCTGGTGCAGTCTCCTCCTAACTCCTCTGATGCTAACCTGggtctcctctctcccctgaGGATCCAGGGATGCCATCCACTCCAGGCTCTCCCTTCTCTCCAGGAACACCAGGAGGTCCCTGCAAGCCGCCTTCACCTGGAAGAGAACACGTTGACAAACTATGAGCCTGTTTACGCCTGGCCTTATGTGTCCTGGACGATCTGATCACACATGGGCAGTTCTAAGTTTGGGTGTGAATCCACCCAAGATGCTTTGAGGACACCCTGAGGTCTGATCGCTCAGACAACATTTGGAGGTGGCTTTTCCTAATTTATCCACAGAATTGGGTTTCTAATTAAATTTGATGTGAGAAGAAGGCCAAGCACCTGCAGAAcgatattttatttatgtaaaataaaaagttaCCACAGCTCAGGAGCTTTGAGAAGTGGCAAGTTGCATAATTGTCTCGACCACCCTTGTAGCTCTCTGATTAGTTTTGTTTCCAGCTGCCTGGCTCATTCAATTCCtcgtggatttttttttacaactctCTAAACAAAAACTGATGTCTCAAGATAAAACCTCAGATTATCAAATTTTAAACGAATGCATGAAATTATCACTGTGATTAATATGTGATTATTCTTCGGCGTAGCTGATAAAAAATCCTGTTACTTACCAGGTCGACCGTCGCGACCAGGTTCTCCTGCAGGCCCTGGAAGTCCAAGGGTACCCTTCTCACCTGGTCTACCTGGCTGACCTGTACAACGCACATCACAACAAGAGCTCACATGACATACCAACATGTACGACTACTAAACCTGGTATTGTAGACTACAAGGATAAATAggacaacacagacagaaatctgaCCTGTATATCCGAcacttccttttcctcccttgACTCCCTGCAGCCCTGGCTTGCCAGGCATACCCTCCTGACCCCTCAGACCCTTCTCTCCTTGTAATCCTGGGAATCCTGGCTGGCCTTTCTCACCCTATGAGAGTAGAGACGTGAAGAGGAATGACAGGTAGGATTATTGAAAGGAACAAGAGGATGATGAAAGTGCAAAACTAATATATATGGCAGTAAAACTaacaaaaaatgtttccatttccaTCTCTGTTGGGCACCAGTTGACATTCTTTAATCTCAACATTTTAAGCCATGGATTTATTTATCCCCTTATGGTTGCAGTGGAGTTATGTTTGGATAAAAAGTCAACCAGAatagatggacagacagacagagagagactctgTGGATCACATCACATTTAAACTTCTAACTAATGGTGAGCCAAAATAAATGGGGAACTTTCTGGTGCAGAAATACAAAACCCTATATCAAAATCATTGACATTAAGTAGAGGAGCAGTTGGAGAGCGTGGACCTCCGCCAAAGCCAACAGTCTACTCTTCTACGATATGCAAATCTGCGAGCACAATCTTCACATCAATATTATTGCTTGTTCTTGTTTGAACAGCCACATGTGTACGTGTCACACCCTTCCGCCTGTGAAAATTGAGTCAGTAGAttttctgtaatcctgctgTCAAACAAACCATAATAATGAATATTGCTTAATATATAGTCCCAGAACAGAAGTTCTTTCTCATTAAAAGCTCCACTGAAATCAGAGCTGACTTCTCTCCTAATGTTAAAACACTTTGACTCTTAATGAATGAACCAGCTTTGTCCAGGATAATGTTTGATTCTTTGCGTTTATAATTAAATAATACCTAAAGTGGGAGCTTCATGGCCATTAAAGTCTTGCAAATGCTTCAACAGCCAATTTTCAGTTGACAAGGGGAAGCAGTCAAGCTTGCAGAGCCACAAGAAGTCTCTGCCTATGTTCATAGAACTAGGGTTATAAAACATGACCATGGTTATAGCTAGAGGATTACCTTTTCTCCTGGAAGTCCTGGAATTCCAATACCTGGCTCACCAGcatctcctttttctcctttctgccCATCTGTGCCTCTGAATCCAGGATGCCCTGGTGTACCAATATCTCCTTTAGTACCCTTTGGACCACCTGGACctgcacaaacacgcacaagCAGACAAGATTCAGACATTTAGAAGAGTATTTCTgagagtgtaatgtaaaatttAGATTTTCCCTTGCTTGAAATTTTTGCAACACAGCTGTTTCCCATTGCAGGACAAAATTTCATGTTTGTTATACAGATAatacatgtttacacacacacacacacacacacactcacatccagtGGTTGGCATTTTAATGACACACTgtgtatgttttatttgtgtgttcttACCTGGTATTCCCATCTCTCCGACACTGCCTTTCTGTCCAGGTGGTCCCATACTGCCGGGCTCTCCAGGAAGACCAGTGTCTCCTTTCTCACCTGAGACACATCAGTGACATCGAAACATTAATATCTGCTTTGTTTACCCTCCACCTTCATCCGGTGACAAAACAAGAGAGAATTTACTTAAATAAGagttaaattaaattaataggacaaacacagatgatAGCCAGATGAAATCTATTGTATTTAAATATGTCAGGTGGTCACCTGGTTGTCCACGTAATCCGGGCTCTCCATCTTTGCCTGGCATTCCAGGGTCTCCAGGAAGTCCACGGACGCCCTTCTGTCCAGTGAAGCCAGGTTTACCTGAagaattaaaaaatacattgaGATACTTCTTAAATGATGGGCCAATATAGAGAATCAACAATGGACCTGTTTCTAGCAAACCTCTATGTGATGCAAATACTCTCAGTGATCCAAAAGCCAGTATGCTGTTTTATACCTGTGTCTCCGATGTCTCCCTTCTCCCCCTTCATATGCTCCATTTCAACTTCAGTCATGTTCCCAGGAGGTCCCTGAAGACCTGTATCTCCCCTTTCTCCTTTAAGTCCACGGTCTCCAGAATTACCTCTTGGTCCAGTAATACCAGGATCACCTGAGTGAGATGGTGGGAAAGATAAGTTATTATTGCTGTGAATGACAGTGTAGATAAGTGAAGACAGGCTGAAGAGCTCCTCACCTCTCAGACCAGGAGACCCAGATGCACCAGGTGGTCCAGGAAGGCCAGGTGATCCTGGCGTCCCCATAACACCCATTTCACCTTTAGGACCTgtcaaacaaaagcacacacagtgagatTACTGTGAATTACAGAACAGATTGAAAACCCAGAGGTATTCACAATTATTTTCCTCAAAAGTCAACCCTGCTCCTTCCTTATTTTGAATTGAATGGGATACATTGCTTCCACTTAGTGATAAGAGTAATATgtactgaaagaaagaaatacagacAACTGCAAAAATGATTATGTATATTATATAAATCACATAAGGGACAGTCCTTTATATATTTATGCACATGCAACAAGaaacaagacacaaaacaagaaaacatacaaaaaacaccCACAGACCCAAAGACAGTGAAGAGCCCCACAACACTGAAAAGGTTTTCAGTTTTagcttttttcttatttccaggtattttctgtttgtcattctCACCTTGGTTTCCAATCTGTCCGTCCCTGCCTGGTAAGCCCGGTGGCCCTGGCAGTCCTTTGGAACCTGGGTCTCCTGGGAGCCCGGGGGTTCCCTTGTCTCCCTGAGGCCCCGGCATGTCCAGACCAGGAGGACCTGGGTAgcccttttctccttttataccttctcttcctgttcaacatgcacacatacaaatatatttgtaacacacaacaaaaattTTGAGTTCAAGTGTCCACTTAcctgtttgtgcatgcacaACAGCAGGACCCAGAAACTGAGGCAACTAAATGGAATTCTAGCTTCATTAATCTTGTTATTtacatctgtcattttctttctgtgacatgtcaaaatttCTTCAGCAAAAAAGGTGTAAATAGCCTCATTCACACATATTTCCCAGTAAATTACTAGAATAACATTTCAGGCACCATTATTGACTATTCATACATGCTGCTACAATCAGGAAAATTCCTGTCTTGAGCCTTTTCAAACATGCCAATGTCAATGTTGaaacatgctaatatgctccATGTGACAAAGGACAGTCCAGCAGATGGTGGTAATGCAAGATTTATGGATGTTAACCACAATAACAcgcaaaagaagaagaagaaggagctggGGCAAAGCCGGATGTACATGTATACGGCGAAGACGTCTCTGGTTATTTTCAAGAGCATGAAGGGTGAAGggccatttttttctgttactcTTAATGTGTTTAATATTAAATAAGTTTGCGAAATGAGTAATGTTTTTTCATGATCTACTAACAGTAAACAAATCATGGATTCAAATACACCATCAGCAGAGTCTTGTGATCAGGTAACTTGCTCCATATGAAAGTGTCTTTAGTCAGACGGACGTTACCTTTTACAGGCTTGTCCCTGAAATGTTACTCACAAAACAGCTGGACTGGCATTTGCTCTGAAATGTTACTTGGTCTTGATGTGACAAATTGGCGGTACAGATTTCCCTGAATATGGATTCCTGCTCCCATTGACACATGACCCATGCAGGAAATGACTGTAATAGATGAATAGACTGTGAAAGGGGCTTTAGTTTGAATGCTAAGTTTGTGCTCACCGAATGGCCCAGGTTCTCCAGGTGGTCCTTGTGGTCCGGGAGCTCCGGGCGAGCCTTTTCCAGGGGCACCTGGTAAGCCAACCAGTCCAGGAGGTCCTGGAGGTCCTATGTCACCTAATTTTAAagatcaaagaaaaacaatgttatACTCAGTACAGAAGATGGGCCAGAGTGGCATGGACTAAACCAAACCAAGCTTCGCTACAGAGGTGATGTTAAGTGTCTTGTTGTACCTTTGAATCCCTGAGGTCCGGGTGGTCCTGTCAGGCCTTCACGTCCAGGAACACCAGGTAGTCCACTGCTACCTTTCTCTCCCGGGAACCCAGTAATTCCTGGGGGACCCTGTGAACCTTTTGGGCCTGGAAGACCCCGTCCTGGTTCACCctgcaaaatacagaaatgagcAACGATTTGTATTCCTCTCTGGaattttttcctctcctctcatagAATAATGGTGATTTTACATGACGTTCAAATCTCATGTCCTGTGTGTTGGATTTGAATCATGTTGTATAACAATAGCACTGTGGGACTAATGCACTCTAATGTAACTAAACAAAGTCCTCTTAATAATATATTTGAATGCAGCATCCAAAGAAAGAGGCAAAATCCACATTGAAATTTAGGAGGTTGCACAGAACACTAAAATCCCATCATCAAAACTGGTGCAGCATATATCTCCATATCTATCTATCATTATTAGTTGAAATATAACCAACTTTTTGTCCAGGGTGACCAGGTTGTCCAGTCGAGCCATCCTTTCCTGGTCTTCCTGGTTCTCCTGGGAATCCTGGAGCTCCTGGAATTCCACTTATTCCTGGAAACATGTACGTACATTGTATTATGTTTAGTTTGCTTATATTTTTTCCAGGCATTCATTAGTATCCATTCAATGTTGACGCATCCATAGAGGGAAGGAATGGGGTCAACATGGAGTATTTTACCTTTGGGCCCAGTTGGGCCTGGAAGTCCAATTCCAGCGGGTCCGTGTTCACCCTTCTGTCCAGGGAAACCTGGCAACCCTGGGTTTCCCGGCTGGCCTCTATCACCTGCAGCCAACAACATGTTGCATGGTGAACAGGATCAATCCACAACAATCttcacatgcatgtgttttcacaATACATACACAATacattcctgtttttttgtaataaaatgatgaatgataaaATGATGATATCCTACTCCTCCACCCCagttttaatattattttattcagCAAGGACAAGATTAAATTCACAGATTATCTTCAAGAGACACATTTCAAATCTTTACAGTGGAGTATAAATGAAAAGATGCTGACTGTGGCGTCACTCACCTTGAATTCCAGGTCTGCCAGTTTCTCCTTGTATCCCAGGTACTCCTGGAGGTCCAGGAGAGCTCACACCTTGACCTGGCTCACCTTTTGGCCCTGTTGGATGCAAGGTTTACTGTATGTTATCAATAAATTAATGTACAGTAGATATGTGTGTAATTTTTCAGATTTGCTGTTTCAGAGGTTTGATTTGACCTTTGTTTGACTACATGAGTGCATCATTTTACAGTATCTGTGGGTATGTGTAGAGCTCATGCCTACCAGGTTGACCAGGAGTTCCAGGAACGCCTGGTCTTCCCTGACTGCCCTTCTCTCCAAGGTCTCCTGGACGACCAAAGCCTGGTATGCCAGGTGGACCCCTCTCTCCCGGAGGTCCAATAAGACCAGGGTCCCCATTTAGCCCACGATCACCCTTGATGCCCTCTTTGGCCTGAGAGCAAGATTAGAGAAAGGGGATGTCTACTTTGTTTTAAAAGTTCACAACAAatgaaagagactgaaaactCAAAGAGTGAATGCAAGAATAATTGAGGGAACATTTACAAAACAACCCCAAAAAATTGCTTAAACCCCAgagttattgattttttttggcttataaagttgatatggcaaacatgttagcaaatgGTTCTTTGCACATCAACAAAGAACAgtattagcattcatttggagccatGTTTTGAGCAACCTGATGACTTTTAGTCCAATATTATATCCAACAATATATTGCACTATAATACAGTCTAagactctccttttagctctgatttggtCTCCTCCAAATCCCTCAGGAAATGTCTGGCTCTTTGGCTGCGAAATGCTTCAAAATCTTCACTGGACACTTATTTACTTTGACCATGTGTTTGAAAGCAATGCTGATGAAAGCAGGGAAAGTGAGTCAAACCACTGAAACTGTTCTCggcttcaaaacaaaaacaatgagcagaaagaCACTGCAAAGATGTGTAGAGCTGAAAGGGCCTGTGAAGTCTGGTGACTGTGATCTAATTTTCACTTGCAGTGAAGGTTTTTAAAAGTGAcctgtttattttatttctttgcagTCCTTTCAAGGCCAACCACTATCATATGAAAGGCAGTTCAATTATTTGCACGGCTAGTGGAGCTCATGCAGTCCTGATATCCTGATAGTTTGCCTCTtcaaacaaaccacagacactTACTGGTTCTCCTTTGATGCCAGGTAGACCAGGGG
This window encodes:
- the col4a1 gene encoding uncharacterized protein col4a1; this encodes MLLPSGTLLLLVALYASVDLTGAEGCGPSCGKCDCSGVKGAKGERGFPGLQGNMGFPGMQGPEGPPGSMGPKGDLGEPGASGMKGVRGPPGLPGFPGNPGLPGINGNDGPQGLPGIPGCNGTKGDRGRDGIPGIPGLQGPPGIPGLPGMKGDPGGVIGIVPLKGDRGYPGTPGLPGPSGPPGPIGPPGSLGYRGPQGDPGPPGPPGEKGDRLAFVSEKGDKGEQGFRGPPGPPGPPSLGVEGHTTLHVPGPPGDRGLPGDKGEKGFCIPYQAGIKGDPGPPGQRGKSGKDGDDGPKGEKGFPGASGYTGSQGEKGERGPPGYGTGAPGPPGPPGFPGLQGEKGFPGPQGQPGPPGRHMEGPRGERGPKGDLGEKGDKGMEGESLVGPPGQPGIAGPPGPPGQPIDPNECDIEKGAPGPPGPPGLQGELGQKGDKGDTCVRCDGFGPPGLPGNPGNKGERGPPGPVGGKGEKGQSGSPGQPGRPGLQGTPGLIGAPGAVGEPGDIFIAPGMKGDKGLPGLPGSPGRPGLDGQPGRDGSPGLPGIKGEPAKEGIKGDRGLNGDPGLIGPPGERGPPGIPGFGRPGDLGEKGSQGRPGVPGTPGQPGPKGEPGQGVSSPGPPGVPGIQGETGRPGIQGDRGQPGNPGLPGFPGQKGEHGPAGIGLPGPTGPKGISGIPGAPGFPGEPGRPGKDGSTGQPGHPGQKGEPGRGLPGPKGSQGPPGITGFPGEKGSSGLPGVPGREGLTGPPGPQGFKGDIGPPGPPGLVGLPGAPGKGSPGAPGPQGPPGEPGPFGREGIKGEKGYPGPPGLDMPGPQGDKGTPGLPGDPGSKGLPGPPGLPGRDGQIGNQGPKGEMGVMGTPGSPGLPGPPGASGSPGLRGDPGITGPRGNSGDRGLKGERGDTGLQGPPGNMTEVEMEHMKGEKGDIGDTGKPGFTGQKGVRGLPGDPGMPGKDGEPGLRGQPGEKGDTGLPGEPGSMGPPGQKGSVGEMGIPGPGGPKGTKGDIGTPGHPGFRGTDGQKGEKGDAGEPGIGIPGLPGEKGEKGQPGFPGLQGEKGLRGQEGMPGKPGLQGVKGGKGSVGYTGQPGRPGEKGTLGLPGPAGEPGRDGRPGEGGLQGPPGVPGEKGEPGVDGIPGSSGERGDPGIPGRGFSGPSGETGSKGDKGSPGFPGTPGHPGVPGIKGDKGLPGVQGIQGEPGERGFPGISLEGPKGDRGETGPSGETGSIGPPGATGVPGRHGQKGEKGDQGNPGFQGEAGHKGDPGVPGLPGQSGLPGIDGQKGERGLQGVPGFPGVKGNIGDIGSKGEYGDRGFPGEKGNDGPPGPPGPHTFIKGDIGFPGASGLPGPQGPPGLPGQKGQQGVTGIAGPKGENGFPGYDGQPGGKGEPGLPGPQGPRGHPGPPGPDGIPGQVGQPGPSSMDHGFLVTRHSQTVDVPHCPEGTSPIYDGYSLLYVQGNERSHGQDLGTAGSCLKKFSPMPFLFCNINNVCNFASRNDYSYWLTSPEPMPMSMAPITGESIKPFISRCAVCEAPAMVIAVHSQTIMIPPCPNGWDSLWIGYSFVMHTSAGAEGSGQALASPGSCLEEFRSAPFIECHGRGTCNYYANSYSFWLATIEDTEMFTKPVPTTLKAGNLRTHISRCQVCMKRT